Proteins from a genomic interval of Nocardia sp. BMG51109:
- a CDS encoding aromatic amino acid ammonia-lyase: MVAHEMNESVSHQRSVYYRPDDTARERMKRSFEVLSAEIDAQAPIYGVSRGFGPLAEFDADPDAGRHGLGLIDHLSAGQGEDLDIETTRLMLELRLSGMTRGYSGIDPERWEEIAEVLRAGFLPVVPATGSVSASGDLIPLAHAASAMSGNGLAWDLDGGTPVRVPADRRLRQLGLEPLTWRSRDGLAFVNGTSASLAAALGNQARLREQCWIAATLTGVIADLLRVNAEAYHDEVGVARGGSPGHAVAARWIRAQIAQPREARSARRLQEPYSLRCAPQIIGTVLDFHDAFAALLARERAGCSDNPVISEHGIYHAGNFYAITAGLVSDQHATLVHQLAFLAERQLAVVLHPASNGGLPPLLAGRPGATSGLAGVQIAATALLAEIRQLSAPATTTPVPTNLDNQDVVPMALMGALRAARQVRHADLVLGSLALGVAQLAHAGGQRPVAGRPWFAELLDATPLLVADRPLAAEVRALSAILRREARGRFRDGDHALDDRAVGSEP, translated from the coding sequence ATGGTTGCACATGAAATGAATGAATCGGTATCCCACCAACGGTCGGTGTATTACCGACCGGACGATACAGCGCGCGAACGCATGAAGCGCAGTTTCGAAGTCCTGTCCGCCGAGATCGATGCCCAAGCGCCGATTTACGGCGTTTCCCGGGGCTTCGGCCCGCTGGCCGAGTTCGATGCCGACCCGGATGCCGGCCGGCACGGTCTGGGTCTGATCGACCATCTGTCGGCCGGGCAGGGCGAGGATCTCGATATCGAGACGACGCGGTTGATGCTCGAGCTGCGGCTGAGCGGAATGACACGCGGATACTCCGGCATAGATCCGGAACGCTGGGAAGAAATCGCCGAGGTGCTGCGCGCCGGATTCCTCCCGGTGGTCCCGGCGACGGGAAGCGTGAGCGCGAGCGGGGACCTGATCCCGCTGGCACACGCGGCGAGCGCGATGTCGGGCAACGGCCTGGCCTGGGACCTCGACGGGGGCACCCCGGTGCGGGTTCCGGCGGACCGCCGGCTGCGTCAGCTCGGACTGGAGCCCCTTACCTGGAGGTCCCGCGACGGACTGGCATTCGTCAACGGCACGAGTGCGAGCCTGGCCGCCGCCCTGGGCAACCAGGCCCGGCTCCGGGAGCAGTGCTGGATCGCCGCGACGCTCACCGGCGTGATCGCCGATCTGCTGCGGGTGAACGCCGAGGCGTATCACGACGAGGTGGGTGTGGCCCGCGGCGGTTCGCCGGGGCACGCCGTGGCCGCGCGGTGGATCCGGGCCCAGATCGCCCAGCCGCGCGAGGCGAGATCGGCACGGCGACTACAGGAGCCGTACTCGCTGCGGTGCGCGCCACAGATCATCGGAACGGTCCTCGACTTCCACGACGCGTTCGCCGCGCTGCTGGCGCGGGAGCGCGCCGGCTGTTCGGACAACCCCGTCATCAGCGAGCACGGCATCTACCACGCCGGCAATTTCTACGCGATCACGGCCGGACTGGTCTCCGATCAGCACGCCACCCTGGTGCACCAGCTCGCCTTCCTGGCCGAGCGTCAGCTCGCCGTGGTCCTGCATCCGGCGAGCAACGGCGGACTGCCCCCGCTGCTCGCGGGCCGGCCGGGCGCGACGAGCGGACTGGCCGGAGTGCAGATCGCCGCGACCGCTCTGCTCGCCGAGATCCGGCAGCTCTCGGCGCCCGCGACGACCACTCCGGTGCCGACCAACCTCGACAACCAGGACGTCGTGCCGATGGCCCTGATGGGCGCGTTGCGGGCGGCTCGCCAGGTGCGCCACGCGGACCTGGTGCTGGGCTCGCTGGCCCTGGGCGTCGCCCAGCTGGCCCATGCCGGGGGACAGCGACCGGTCGCCGGCCGCCCGTGGTTCGCGGAGTTGCTGGACGCGACACCGCTGCTGGTCGCCGATCGGCCGCTGGCCGCCGAGGTGCGCGCGCTCTCGGCGATCCTGCGGCGGGAGGCACGGGGGCGGTTCCGGGACGGGGACCACGCGCTCGACGATCGAGCGGTGGGGAGCGAGCCGTGA
- a CDS encoding polysaccharide biosynthesis protein, whose protein sequence is MTVNYVPEMIPNGHGKYLTRIGSPSSDVDTLAGRRVLVTGAGGSIGSAFCRAAAATPAAALVMLDRDDSALHALRLRLAEPGSVPALGYYLRDVCDAEALAEVFRRERPEIVVHAAALKHVPLLEEHPSEAYRVNVIGTRTVLSVAAMCDTKVFVNVSTDKASNPTSVLGITKRLGERLTSHFATAYDRRFVNVRFGNVLGSRGSFLPDFLEKIRDNKPLRVTHEEVTRYLMSTDDAVELIMLAARHGRSGETLLTDMGKQVRIIDVARSLIDDAGTDLPVEIVGLRPGEKLHEDYLDDSESPVRDPATAGLVRVQVEPLDPASVRFEDFLPSIDH, encoded by the coding sequence ATGACCGTGAATTACGTTCCCGAAATGATTCCGAACGGTCACGGGAAATACTTGACTCGTATCGGTTCCCCCTCCTCCGATGTCGATACCCTGGCGGGCAGGCGTGTGCTCGTGACCGGCGCCGGCGGATCGATCGGCTCGGCCTTCTGCCGGGCCGCCGCGGCGACGCCCGCCGCCGCGCTCGTCATGCTCGACCGGGACGACTCGGCGCTGCATGCGCTGCGGCTACGCCTCGCCGAGCCGGGGAGCGTGCCCGCGCTCGGCTACTATCTGCGCGACGTCTGCGACGCCGAGGCGCTCGCCGAGGTATTTCGCCGGGAACGCCCGGAAATAGTGGTGCACGCCGCGGCGCTCAAACATGTCCCGCTCCTCGAGGAACACCCCTCCGAGGCATACCGGGTCAATGTCATCGGCACCCGGACGGTCTTGTCGGTCGCCGCGATGTGCGATACGAAAGTCTTCGTGAACGTGTCGACCGACAAGGCGTCCAACCCGACGTCGGTGCTCGGTATCACGAAACGCCTGGGCGAACGTCTGACATCCCATTTCGCCACCGCATACGACCGGCGATTCGTCAATGTCAGATTCGGCAACGTGCTGGGCAGCCGCGGCTCGTTTCTCCCGGATTTTCTCGAGAAGATCCGGGACAACAAGCCCCTGCGGGTGACCCACGAGGAAGTCACCCGATATCTCATGAGTACCGATGATGCGGTCGAACTGATCATGCTCGCGGCCCGGCACGGCCGCAGCGGTGAAACGCTGCTGACCGATATGGGAAAACAGGTCCGCATCATCGATGTCGCGCGCTCCCTGATCGACGACGCGGGAACGGACCTGCCCGTCGAGATCGTCGGCCTGCGGCCGGGAGAAAAACTGCACGAGGACTACCTCGACGACTCGGAGTCCCCGGTGCGCGACCCGGCCACGGCGGGCCTCGTCCGGGTGCAGGTCGAACCCCTCGACCCCGCATCGGTGCGGTTCGAAGACTTCCTTCCCTCGATCGATCACTGA